A DNA window from Callospermophilus lateralis isolate mCalLat2 chromosome X, mCalLat2.hap1, whole genome shotgun sequence contains the following coding sequences:
- the Alas2 gene encoding 5-aminolevulinate synthase, erythroid-specific, mitochondrial, translating to MVAAAVLLQCCPVLARGPTGLLSKVVKTHQFLFGTGRCPILATQGPICSQIHLKATRAGGDSPSWAKGHCPFMLSELQDGKSKIVQKAAPEVQEDVKTFKTDLPISLASVNLMKPFFGPQDPEQISGKLTHLIENNMAGEHVFGYDQFFRDKIMEKKQDHTYRVFKTVNRWADAYPFAQHFSEASVASKDVSVWCSNDYLGMSRHPRVLQATQETLQRHGAGAGGTRNISGTSKFHVELEQELAELHQKDSALLFSSCFVANDSTLFTLAKILPGCEIYSDAGNHASMIQGIRNSGAAKFVFRHNDPDHLKKLLEKSNPKTPKIVAFETVHSMDGAICPLEELCDVAHQYGAMTFVDEVHAVGLYGTRGAGIGERDGIMHKIDIVSGTLGKAFGCVGGYIASTRDLVDMVRSYAAGFIFTTSLPPMVLSGALESVRLLKGEEGQALRRAHQRNVKHMRQLLMDRGLPVIPCPSHIIPIRVGDAALNSKICDLLLSKHGIYVQAINYPTVPRGEELLRLAPSPHHSPQMMEDFVEKLMVAWTEVGLPLQDVSVAACNFCHRPVHFELMSEWERSYFGNMGPQYVTTYA from the exons ATGGTGGCAGCAGCTGTGTTGCTACAGTGCTGCCCAGTGCTTGCCCGGGGTCCCACAGGCCTCCTGAGCAAAGTGGTTAAGACTCATCAGTTCCTGTTTGGTACTGGACGCTGTCCCATCCTGGCCACCCAAGGACCAATCTGTTCTCAAATCCACCTAAAGGCAACAAGAGCTGGAGGAG ACTCTCCATCCTGGGCCAAGGGCCACTGTCCCTTCATGCTATCAGAACTCCAGGATGGGAAGAGCAAAATTGTGCAGAAGGCAGCCCCAGAAGTCCAAGAGGATGTGAAGACTTTCAAGACAG ACCTGCCAATCTCCCTGGCCTCAGTCAACCTGATGAAGCCATTCTTTGGCCCACAGGATCCAGAGCAGATTTCAGGGAAGCTTACACACCTGATTGAGAACAATATGGCCG GTGAACATGTCTTTGGTTATGACCAGTTTTTCAGAGATAAGATCATGGAGAAGAAACAAGACCACACCTACCGTGTGTTCAAGACTGTGAACCGCTGGGCTGATGCATACCCCTTTGCCCAACACTTCTCTGAAGCATCTGTGGCCTCAAAGGATGTGTCTGTTTGGTGTAGTAATGACTACCTTGGTATGAGCCGGCATCCTCGGGTCTTGCAAGCCACACA GGAGACCCTACAGCGTCATGGAGCTGGAGCTGGTGGCACTCGCAACATCTCAGGTACCAGTAAGTTTCATGTGGAACTTGAGCAGGAGCTGGCTGAGTTGCACCAGAAGGACTCAGCCCTGCTTTTCTCTTCCTGTTTTGTGGCCAATGACTCTACTCTCTTCACCTTGGCCAAGATCCTGCCAG GGTGTGAGATTTATTCAGATGCAGGCAACCATGCTTCTATGATCCAAGGTATTCGGAACAGTGGAGCAGCCAAGTTTGTCTTTAGGCATAATGACCCTGACCACCTGAAGAAACTTCTTGAGAAGTCCAACCCTAAGACACCCAAAATTGTGGCTTTTGAGACTGTTCACTCCATGGATG GTGCCATCTGTCCTCTTGAGGAGTTGTGTGATGTGGCCCACCAGTATGGGGCCATGACCTTCGTGGATGAGGTCCATGCTGTAGGACTGTATGGGACCAGGGGTGCTGGGATTGGCGAGCGTGATGGAATTATGCACAAGATTGATATAGTCTCTGGAACTCTTG GCAAGGCCTTTGGCTGTGTGGGTGGCTATATCGCCAGCACTCGTGACTTGGTGGACATGGTACGCTCTTATGCAGCAGGCTTCATCTTCACCACTTCACTGCCCCCCATGGTGCTCTCTGGGGCTCTAGAATCTGTGCGTCTGCTCAAGGGAGAGGAGGGCCAAGCCCTGAGGAGGGCCCACCAGCGGAATGTCAAGCACATGCGCCAGCTACTAATGGACAGGGGCCTTCCAGTCATCCCCTGCCCCAGCCACATCATTCCCATCCGG GTGGGTGATGCAGCTCTCAACAGCAAGATCTGTGATCTCTTGCTCTCCAAGCATGGCATCTATGTGCAAGCCATCAACTATCCGACTGTTCCCCGGGGTGAGGAGCTGTTGCGCTTggccccctccccccaccacaGTCCTCAGATGATGGAAGATTTTGTGG AGAAGCTGATGGTAGCCTGGACTGAAGTGGGGCTGCCCCTCCAGGATGTGTCTgtggctgcctgcaacttctgtcACCGTCCTGTGCACTTTGAGCTCATGAGTGAATGGGAACGTTCCTATTTCGGGAACATGGGGCCCCAATATGTCACCACCTATGCTTAA